One part of the Oncorhynchus kisutch isolate 150728-3 linkage group LG22, Okis_V2, whole genome shotgun sequence genome encodes these proteins:
- the LOC109867715 gene encoding shaker-related potassium channel tsha2, with the protein MTVVSCEIQDETVVVSPLYQDDCDVERGDQECSERVVINISGLRFETQLRTLSRFPTTLLGDPRKRMRFFDPLRNEYFFDRNRPSFDAILYYYQSGGKLRRPVNVTMDIFMEEMTFYEIEEEAIDMFKEDEGMIIEVERAMPDNEFQRQLWLLFEYPESSGPARMIAVVSVSVIVISILIFCLETLPQFREDTSANLPLSNHHTTNGTTLHKKPNLFTDPFFMVETLCIVWFSFEFLVRFLSCPSKPAFFKNAMNSIDILAIAPYFITLGLELAEQQEAGSEQAMSLAILRVIRLVRVFRIFKLSRHSKGLQILGQTLHASISELALLIFFLLIGVILFSSAVYFAEADDPESGFSSIPAAFWWAVVSMTTVGYGDMCPVTIGGKIVGSMCAIAGVLTIALPVPVIVSNFNYFYHRERNDEETAVYTHVTCGQQNASFGEFKSTSDSRQSLTKSEYTEEDSCETIRLTNFNPFEHYTGKLTDV; encoded by the coding sequence ATGACTGTTGTGTCCTGTGAGATCCAGGACGAGACTGTGGTAGTTTCTCCCCTCTACCAAGATGATTGCGACGTGGAGCGGGGCGATCAGGAGTGCAGCGAGAGGGTCGTCATCAACATCTCGGGACTGCGCTTCGAAACTCAACTGAGGACCCTCTCGCGCTTTCCCACCACGCTCTTGGGAGACCCACGTAAAAGGATGCGCTTTTTCGATCCGTTGAGAAATGAGTACTTTTTTGACAGGAATAGACCCAGCTTTGATGCCATCCTATATTATTACCAGTCTGGGGGAAAGCTTAGGAGACCTGTCAACGTTACCATGGACATTTTCATGGAAGAAATGACATTTTATGAAATCGAAGAGGAAGCAATTGATATGTTTAAAGAAGATGAAGGTATGATCATAGAGGTGGAACGTGCGATGCCTGACAACGAGTTTCAGCGCCAGTTGTGGCTGTTGTTTGAGTACCCGGAGAGCTCAGGGCCTGCCCGGATGATCGCTGTCGTATCAGTCAGTGTGATTGTAATATCCATTTTGATCTTCTGTctagagactttaccacagttcAGGGAAGATACCAGCGCAAACCTACCATTAAGTAATCACCATACCACGAATGGGACTACTCTCCATAAAAAACCCAATCTATTCACAGATCCGTTTTTTATGGTGGAGACACTTTGCATCGTGTGGTTTTCCTTTGAGTTTCTCGTGAGGTTTTTATCTTGCCCGAGCAAACCGGCTTTTTTCAAAAACGCAATGAACTCCATCGATATCTTAGCGATAGCACCTTATTTCATCACCCTTGGCCTTGAACTAGCAGAGCAACAGGAAGCAGGAAGCGAGCAGGCCATGTCGTTAGCCATACTCAGAGTCATCCGTTTGGTTCGAGTGTTCAGGATTTTTAAACTTTCCAGGCACTCCAAGGGTCTCCAAATCCTGGGTCAGACACTCCACGCCAGCATCAGCGAACTCGCGCTTTTGATATTCTTTCTTCTCATAGGGGTTATTCTGTTCTCCAGCGCAGTTTACTTTGCAGAGGCAGACGACCCTGAATCGGGATTCTCAAGTATCCCCGCGGCGTTCTGGTGGGCGGTGGTGTCCATGACTACGGTTGGATATGGAGACATGTGCCCGGTTACTATTGGTGGCAAAATAGTGGGATCTATGTGTGCCATCGCAGGAGTGTTGACCATAGCCCTACCTGTCCCTGTTATCGTGTCCAATTTTAACTACTTTTATCACAGAGAGCGTAATGACGAGGAAACCGCTGTGTATACCCACGTGACTTGTGGTCAACAGAACGCTTCATTTGGAGAATTCAAATCGACCAGCGACAGCAGACAGTCCCTCACCAAATCAGAGTACACGGAAGAGGATTCTTGCGAGACTATCAGATTAACAAACTTCAACCCATTTGAACATTACACTGGCAAACTGACGGATGTATGA